One genomic window of Streptomyces sp. NBC_01276 includes the following:
- the galT gene encoding galactose-1-phosphate uridylyltransferase — MKKTLAKLADGRELIYFDTDEGAVRDAPDPRPLDRVSSHPQLRRDEATGDWITIASHRQDRTYHPPAGECPLCPSRDGRLSEIPADDYEVAVFENRFPSLAGGAGRCEVVCFTPDHAAGFADLTPAAARLVLDAWTDRTAELSALPEVEQVYCFENRGAEIGVTLAHPHGQIYGFPFVTPRTAKMTAAATAHRAATGRNLFEDLLAGARAATDRVVTAGEHWTAFVPYAARWPYEVHLYPHRRVPDLTCLTEAERAEFPELYLDLLRRFDRLFPVPGRPQGPGPTPYISAWHQAPRTGGEELALHLELFTVRRTPDKLKFLAGTESGTEAFINDVAPEEAARRLREALA, encoded by the coding sequence GTGAAGAAGACTCTTGCGAAACTCGCGGACGGCCGCGAACTGATCTACTTCGACACCGACGAAGGCGCCGTGCGCGATGCGCCCGATCCGCGCCCGCTGGACCGGGTGAGCAGCCACCCCCAACTGAGGCGGGACGAGGCGACCGGTGACTGGATCACCATCGCCTCCCACCGGCAGGACCGCACGTACCACCCGCCCGCCGGCGAATGCCCGCTCTGCCCCTCACGGGACGGCCGGCTCAGCGAGATCCCGGCCGACGACTACGAGGTGGCCGTCTTCGAGAACCGCTTCCCCTCCCTGGCGGGCGGGGCCGGGCGCTGCGAGGTGGTGTGCTTCACCCCGGACCACGCGGCCGGATTCGCCGACCTCACGCCGGCCGCCGCCCGCCTGGTCCTGGACGCGTGGACCGACCGCACCGCGGAGCTCTCGGCCCTCCCGGAAGTCGAGCAGGTGTACTGCTTCGAGAACCGGGGGGCCGAGATCGGGGTGACCCTCGCCCACCCGCACGGCCAGATCTACGGCTTCCCGTTCGTCACACCGCGCACCGCCAAGATGACGGCCGCCGCGACCGCACACCGGGCCGCCACCGGACGCAACCTCTTCGAGGACCTGCTGGCGGGTGCCCGCGCCGCCACCGACCGGGTGGTGACGGCCGGGGAGCACTGGACCGCCTTCGTGCCCTACGCCGCCCGCTGGCCGTACGAGGTGCACCTCTACCCGCACCGCCGGGTCCCCGATCTGACCTGCCTCACCGAGGCCGAGCGGGCCGAGTTCCCGGAGCTCTACCTGGACCTGCTGCGCCGGTTCGACCGGCTGTTCCCCGTACCGGGGCGGCCGCAGGGGCCGGGCCCCACCCCGTACATCTCGGCCTGGCACCAGGCCCCCCGCACCGGGGGGGAGGAACTGGCCCTGCATCTGGAGCTGTTCACCGTGCGGCGGACTCCCGACAAGCTCAAGTTCCTCGCCGGGACGGAGTCCGGGACGGAAGCCTTCATCAATGACGTGGCCCCCGAGGAGGCCGCGCGGCGACTGCGGGAGGCCCTGGCGTGA
- the galK gene encoding galactokinase, with protein MNRTAQWDDDSRADGVADVFARLFAGPPDGVWAAPGRVNLIGEHTDYNDGFALPIALPRNTLLAARARTDGRLRLHSAQGKGGITELSVDGLAPGSVTGWAAYPAGVVWALAEAGHTVGGADLHFDSTVPTGAGLSSSAALECVVAVAYDALYGLGLPGPELARIGQRAENAFAGVPCGIMDQMASVCCTAEAALHLDARTPQDHRQVPLDLRGQGLGLLVIDTRVSHDLADGEYAALRAGCERAAALLGLPALRDVDAGELPKALKALPAELVPLVRHVVTENARVAEAVTRLREGDAAALGPILTAGHASLRDDYRVSCPETDLAVTAALEAGALGARMTGGGFGGSVIALVEAGREDAVGGSVTTAFGAAGHRPPRLFPVTPAAGARRLTAERGTR; from the coding sequence GTGAACCGGACGGCTCAGTGGGACGACGACAGCCGGGCCGACGGCGTCGCGGACGTCTTCGCGCGGCTCTTCGCAGGGCCCCCGGACGGGGTCTGGGCGGCGCCGGGGCGGGTGAACCTGATCGGTGAACACACCGACTACAACGACGGGTTCGCCCTGCCCATCGCCCTCCCGCGGAACACCCTGCTCGCCGCCCGCGCGCGCACGGACGGGCGGCTGCGGCTGCACAGCGCGCAGGGGAAGGGCGGGATCACCGAACTCTCCGTGGACGGGCTGGCTCCGGGGTCGGTGACGGGCTGGGCCGCGTACCCGGCCGGCGTGGTCTGGGCACTCGCCGAGGCGGGCCACACCGTCGGGGGAGCGGACCTGCACTTCGACAGCACGGTGCCCACCGGCGCCGGCCTCTCCTCCTCGGCGGCGCTGGAGTGCGTGGTCGCCGTCGCCTACGACGCGCTGTACGGGCTGGGCCTGCCCGGGCCCGAACTGGCCCGGATCGGCCAGCGCGCGGAGAACGCCTTCGCGGGTGTCCCCTGCGGGATCATGGACCAGATGGCCTCGGTCTGCTGCACCGCCGAGGCCGCCCTCCACCTCGACGCCCGTACCCCGCAGGACCACCGGCAGGTGCCCCTCGACCTCCGGGGCCAGGGGCTGGGGCTGCTGGTGATCGACACCCGGGTCTCCCACGACCTCGCCGACGGGGAGTACGCCGCCCTGCGGGCCGGCTGCGAACGCGCGGCCGCGCTGCTCGGGCTGCCCGCCCTGCGCGACGTGGACGCCGGAGAACTGCCGAAGGCCCTCAAGGCCCTGCCGGCGGAACTCGTGCCCCTGGTGCGCCACGTGGTGACCGAGAACGCCCGGGTCGCGGAGGCCGTCACCCGGCTGCGGGAGGGCGACGCGGCGGCCCTCGGCCCGATCCTCACCGCGGGCCACGCCTCGCTGCGCGACGACTACCGGGTCTCGTGCCCGGAGACCGACCTCGCCGTCACCGCCGCGCTGGAGGCCGGGGCGCTCGGGGCCCGGATGACGGGAGGGGGCTTCGGGGGCTCCGTCATCGCGCTGGTGGAGGCGGGGCGGGAGGACGCGGTGGGCGGGTCCGTCACGACCGCCTTCGGTGCGGCCGGCCACCGCCCCCCGCGCCTGTTCCCCGTCACCCCGGCGGCCGGCGCCCGCCGCCTCACGGCCGAGCGCGGGACGCGGTAG
- a CDS encoding alkaline phosphatase family protein, producing MDNRHVLVVGIDGVRLDLLPELDTPHLDEVARAGFLAPVGIDDATPTMSGPCWTTIVTGVGVAKHGVWGNRLDGNRLDVFPDFTTRLALEHGRRTFAVGGWAPLFLARQGGPLFTAPSRLSFIAPREDTPQAWEEADETVTAEAARVLGSGEELHASFVYLGAVDETAHFLGCGQEYRRSIETADSRLGRIVKAVRGRPGHAGEQWTVIVVTDHGHREEGGHGGRSERERTAWVAACGPGLPAGATVPGVRHADVAAHVYAALGIVQDPHWTLDGAAFTP from the coding sequence ATGGACAACCGCCACGTCCTCGTCGTCGGCATCGACGGCGTACGGCTCGACCTGCTGCCGGAGCTGGACACACCGCACCTCGACGAAGTGGCCCGCGCGGGCTTCCTGGCGCCCGTCGGGATCGACGACGCCACGCCGACCATGTCCGGCCCGTGCTGGACCACCATCGTGACCGGGGTCGGCGTCGCCAAACACGGGGTGTGGGGCAACCGTCTCGACGGCAACCGGCTCGACGTCTTCCCCGACTTCACCACCCGCCTGGCCCTCGAACACGGGCGGCGCACCTTCGCCGTCGGCGGCTGGGCACCCCTGTTCCTCGCCCGGCAGGGCGGGCCGCTCTTCACCGCCCCCAGCCGGCTGAGCTTCATCGCCCCCCGCGAGGACACCCCTCAGGCCTGGGAGGAGGCCGACGAGACAGTGACGGCCGAAGCGGCACGCGTACTGGGCTCCGGAGAGGAACTCCACGCCTCCTTCGTCTATCTCGGCGCCGTCGACGAGACCGCCCATTTCCTCGGCTGCGGTCAGGAGTACCGCCGGTCGATCGAGACCGCGGACAGCCGCCTGGGACGGATCGTCAAGGCCGTGCGCGGGCGCCCCGGCCACGCCGGGGAGCAGTGGACGGTCATCGTCGTGACCGACCACGGCCACCGCGAGGAGGGGGGCCACGGAGGTCGCAGCGAGCGGGAGCGCACCGCGTGGGTGGCCGCGTGCGGCCCCGGTCTGCCCGCCGGCGCGACCGTGCCGGGCGTCCGGCACGCCGATGTCGCCGCGCACGTGTACGCCGCGCTCGGCATCGTCCAGGATCCCCATTGGACCCTGGACGGCGCCGCTTTCACCCCCTGA